A region of Polyodon spathula isolate WHYD16114869_AA chromosome 4, ASM1765450v1, whole genome shotgun sequence DNA encodes the following proteins:
- the LOC121315035 gene encoding serum paraoxonase/arylesterase 2-like isoform X1 yields the protein MGKIVVVTTIIGILLAILGERIIHLRKRLWASREVEQNHLPNCHLIKGIEYGSEDITILPSGLAFMSSGLKYPHCQSFAPDSPGKIFILDLEDEKPKPTELRISRGFDVDSFNPHGISTYIDKEDDTVYLFVVNRLQFRITVEIFRFVEEDYSLTHLKTVQHELLHNVNDIVALGPESFYATNDHYFTQHHLWSLETLFCLAWCNVVYYSPTEVKEAASGFYGANGINISPDKKHVYISEFFDSAVRVMEMNQNYTLTPIKAVHLGTLIDNIEVDPETGDLWGGCHPNGWKFINYNPEDLPGSEVIQIKNIHSEEPIVTQVYADNGSVIQGSSVATVYKGKLLIGTVFHKALYCDLE from the exons ATGGGAAAGATTGTAGTTGTAACTACAATTATTGGCATCTTACTAGCTATTTTGGGAGAACGAATAATACATTTAAG AAAAAGATTATGGGCTTCCAGAGAAGTAGAGCAAAACCATCTACCCAACTGTCACTTAATTAAAGGCATAG AATATGGCTCTGAAGACATCACCATTCTCCCAAGTGGACTTGCTTTTATGAGCTCT GGGTTAAAATATCCACACTGTCAAAGCTTTGCTCCTGATAGTCCAGGGAAGATCTTTATTTTGGACCTGGAGGATGAGAAGCCCAAACCCACTGAGCTGAGGATAAGTCGAGGGTTTGATGTGGATTCATTTAACCCACATGGAATCAGCACGTACATCGACAAAGAAG ATGACACAGTGTACCTGTTTGTTGTGAATCGCCTGCAATTCAGAATCACAGTGGAGATCTTTAGATTTGTTGAGGAGGACTACTCTCTTACTCACCTGAAAACTGTCCAACATGAACTGCTGCATAA TGTGAATGATATTGTAGCACTAGGACCGGAGAGCTTTTATGCCACTAATGATCATTACTTCACGCAACACCATCTGTGGTCTTTGGAGACTCTCTTTTGCCTGGCTTGGTGTAACGTGGTCTACTATAGCCCTACAGAAGTAAAGGAGGCTGCAAGTGGGTTCTATGGAGCAAACGGGATAAACATCTCTCCAGACAAAAA GCATGTCTACATTTCAGAATTTTTTGATAGCGCTGTTCGTGTTATGGAGAtgaaccaaaattacacattgaCTCCTATAAAG GCAGTACATTTGGGAACACTGATAGATAATATAGAAGTGGATCCTGAAACTGGAGATTTGTGGGGAGGATGTCACCCTAATGGTTGGAAATTTATTAATTATAATCCTGAAGATCTCCCTGGATCAGAG GTTATTCAGATTAAGAACATTCACTCTGAGGAACCAATAGTGACCCAAGTGTATGCAGACAATGGTAGCGTCATTCAGGGATCCTCTGTTGCCACCGTCTACAAAGGAAAACTCCTTATCGGCACCgtgtttcacaaagcactttactgtGACCTGGAGTAG
- the LOC121315035 gene encoding serum paraoxonase/arylesterase 2-like isoform X2 translates to MSSGLKYPHCQSFAPDSPGKIFILDLEDEKPKPTELRISRGFDVDSFNPHGISTYIDKEDDTVYLFVVNRLQFRITVEIFRFVEEDYSLTHLKTVQHELLHNVNDIVALGPESFYATNDHYFTQHHLWSLETLFCLAWCNVVYYSPTEVKEAASGFYGANGINISPDKKHVYISEFFDSAVRVMEMNQNYTLTPIKAVHLGTLIDNIEVDPETGDLWGGCHPNGWKFINYNPEDLPGSEVIQIKNIHSEEPIVTQVYADNGSVIQGSSVATVYKGKLLIGTVFHKALYCDLE, encoded by the exons ATGAGCTCT GGGTTAAAATATCCACACTGTCAAAGCTTTGCTCCTGATAGTCCAGGGAAGATCTTTATTTTGGACCTGGAGGATGAGAAGCCCAAACCCACTGAGCTGAGGATAAGTCGAGGGTTTGATGTGGATTCATTTAACCCACATGGAATCAGCACGTACATCGACAAAGAAG ATGACACAGTGTACCTGTTTGTTGTGAATCGCCTGCAATTCAGAATCACAGTGGAGATCTTTAGATTTGTTGAGGAGGACTACTCTCTTACTCACCTGAAAACTGTCCAACATGAACTGCTGCATAA TGTGAATGATATTGTAGCACTAGGACCGGAGAGCTTTTATGCCACTAATGATCATTACTTCACGCAACACCATCTGTGGTCTTTGGAGACTCTCTTTTGCCTGGCTTGGTGTAACGTGGTCTACTATAGCCCTACAGAAGTAAAGGAGGCTGCAAGTGGGTTCTATGGAGCAAACGGGATAAACATCTCTCCAGACAAAAA GCATGTCTACATTTCAGAATTTTTTGATAGCGCTGTTCGTGTTATGGAGAtgaaccaaaattacacattgaCTCCTATAAAG GCAGTACATTTGGGAACACTGATAGATAATATAGAAGTGGATCCTGAAACTGGAGATTTGTGGGGAGGATGTCACCCTAATGGTTGGAAATTTATTAATTATAATCCTGAAGATCTCCCTGGATCAGAG GTTATTCAGATTAAGAACATTCACTCTGAGGAACCAATAGTGACCCAAGTGTATGCAGACAATGGTAGCGTCATTCAGGGATCCTCTGTTGCCACCGTCTACAAAGGAAAACTCCTTATCGGCACCgtgtttcacaaagcactttactgtGACCTGGAGTAG